A genome region from Apus apus isolate bApuApu2 chromosome 2, bApuApu2.pri.cur, whole genome shotgun sequence includes the following:
- the LOC127381738 gene encoding transmembrane protein 68-like isoform X2: MIGGNESCSAGPIPVSYITCLTYILGEWTGVEHIEDYLSYAVYLLWVLFPLAVVFLLPGVIVILFYISILLLHIYKRKNELREAYSSDFWDGAKLMLATLWDGHGRIWHGYELHGTENIPEGPGLIVFYHGATPVDCIYFIARLLIQKKKYCHVVADHFVFRLPGFNLLLEVHGVIHGPKEECVRSLQKGRLLAIAPGGVREALFSDEMYTILWGDRKGFAQVAIDAKVPIIPMFTQNVREGFRTLGGISQL; this comes from the exons ATGATAGGTGGAAATGAATCCTGTTCTGCAGGACCGATACCTGTGTCCTACATAACCTGCCTGACTTACATTCTGGGAGAATGGACTGGCGTGGAGCATATTGAAGATTATTTGAGTTATGCAGTCTACCTTTTATGGGTGCTTTTTCCACTCGCAGTAGTTTTTCTACTTCCAGGAGTTATTGTCATCCTCTTCTACATTTCCATTCTCTTACTTCATATTTATAAAAGGAAGAATGAACTGAGGGAAGCTTATTCCAGTGATTTCTGGGATGGTGCAAAACTAATGTTAGCTACCCTATGGGATGGACATGGAAGAATATGGCATG GTTATGAGCTTCATGGTActgaaaatattcctgaagGACCAGGGCTTATTGTGTTTTATCATGGAGCTACTCCTGTCGACTGTATCTATTTCATAGCTAGACTTCttatacaaaaaaagaaatactgccACGTAGTAGCGGATCATTTCGTCTTCAGATTGCCAG GTTTTAATCTATTACTTGAGGTACATGGAGTTATACATGGACCAAAAGAAGAATGTGTCAGGAGTTTGCAGAAGGGCCGTCTGCTGGCCATTGCCCCAGGCGGTGTTCGGGAAGCGCTCTTCAGCGATGAGATGTATACGATTCTCTGGGGTGATCGGAAGGGCTTTGCTCAGGTGGCCATTGATGCAAAAGTG cCCATCATTCCTATGTTTACACAAAATGTTCGAGAAGGCTTTAGGACATTAGGAGGAATAA GCCAACTCTag
- the LOC127381736 gene encoding transmembrane protein 68-like, which translates to MKLICPLCSAKPAAKNKLDVIGRRESCASGQIPMTILSCFAYILEEWTVVEYLKKYLFHVIIVLLTISAILVFFIVPLTILFFLYLTNIFLLIYQRNSEVKDDPLSEVWDSARKSIARFWDVYARIWHGYELHGVENLPEGPGILVYYHGAIPIDYLYFLSRLFLWKKRLCLSVADHFVFRLPGLKLLLKVTGVMPGTREECLIALKNGHLVSISPGGVREALFSDESYQLMWGNRKGFAQLALEAKVPIIPMYTQNVREGYRMFKERKLFRQLYESTRLPFTPPYGGLPVKFRTYIGEPIPYDPNVTTEELVEKTKTAVQALISKHQTIPGSIWKALLERFDKCCKSD; encoded by the exons GACGTGATAGGCAGAAGAGAATCCTGTGCTTCAGGACAGATACCGATGACCATCCTAAGCTGCTTTGCCTACATATTGGAAGAATGGACTGTTGTGGAATACCTGAAGAAATACCTTTTTCATGTGATCATTGTCTTGCTGACAATTTCTGCAATATTAGTTTTTTTTATAGTTCCTTTAACaatcctcttttttctttaccttactaatatttttcttctaatatatCAGAGGAACAGTGAGGTAAAAGATGATCCCTTGAGTGAAGTCTGGGATAGTGCAAGGAAAAGTATAGCAAGGTTTTGGGATGTATATGCAAGAATCTGGCATG GTTATGAGCTTCATGGTGTGGAAAACCTACCAGAAGGTCCAGGCATCCTTGTGTATTACCATGGAGCTATTCCTATAGACTACCTTTACTTTTTGTCTAGGctgtttctctggaaaaaaagactCTGTTTGTCAGTAGCTGATCATTTTGTCTTTCGTTTACCAG GACTTAAATTATTACTCAAAGTGACGGGTGTTATGCCAGGTACAAGGGAAGAGTGTCTCATTGCACTGAAGAATGGACACCTGGTGTCCATCTCACCAGGTGGAGTCAGAGAAGCACTATTCAGTGATGAAAGTTATCAGCTAATGTGGGGGAATCGAAAAGGCTTTGCACAGCTTGCTCTAGAGGCAAAAGTG CCCATCATTCCAATGTATACTCAAAATGTCCGAGAAGGATATAGGATGTTTAAAGAAAGAA AACTCTTTAGACAGCTGTATGAAAGCACTCGATTGCCGTTTACTCCTCCATACGGAGGACTCCCAGTTAAATTCCGCACATACATTGGGGAGCCAATCCCTTACGATCCAAATGTAACTACAGAGGAGTTAGTTGAAAAG aCAAAGACTGCTGTTCAGGCTCTCATAAGCAAGCACCAAACAATCCCAGGCAGCATATGGAAGGCTTTACTGGAGCGATTTGATAAATGTTGTAAAAGTGATTAA
- the LOC127381738 gene encoding transmembrane protein 68-like isoform X1, with amino-acid sequence MIGGNESCSAGPIPVSYITCLTYILGEWTGVEHIEDYLSYAVYLLWVLFPLAVVFLLPGVIVILFYISILLLHIYKRKNELREAYSSDFWDGAKLMLATLWDGHGRIWHGYELHGTENIPEGPGLIVFYHGATPVDCIYFIARLLIQKKKYCHVVADHFVFRLPGFNLLLEVHGVIHGPKEECVRSLQKGRLLAIAPGGVREALFSDEMYTILWGDRKGFAQVAIDAKVPIIPMFTQNVREGFRTLGGIKILRTLYERIRLPIVPLYGGFPVKLRTFVGEPIPYEPNITAEELTEKAKAALQALIDKHQKIPGNIFRALMERFQTQKKED; translated from the exons ATGATAGGTGGAAATGAATCCTGTTCTGCAGGACCGATACCTGTGTCCTACATAACCTGCCTGACTTACATTCTGGGAGAATGGACTGGCGTGGAGCATATTGAAGATTATTTGAGTTATGCAGTCTACCTTTTATGGGTGCTTTTTCCACTCGCAGTAGTTTTTCTACTTCCAGGAGTTATTGTCATCCTCTTCTACATTTCCATTCTCTTACTTCATATTTATAAAAGGAAGAATGAACTGAGGGAAGCTTATTCCAGTGATTTCTGGGATGGTGCAAAACTAATGTTAGCTACCCTATGGGATGGACATGGAAGAATATGGCATG GTTATGAGCTTCATGGTActgaaaatattcctgaagGACCAGGGCTTATTGTGTTTTATCATGGAGCTACTCCTGTCGACTGTATCTATTTCATAGCTAGACTTCttatacaaaaaaagaaatactgccACGTAGTAGCGGATCATTTCGTCTTCAGATTGCCAG GTTTTAATCTATTACTTGAGGTACATGGAGTTATACATGGACCAAAAGAAGAATGTGTCAGGAGTTTGCAGAAGGGCCGTCTGCTGGCCATTGCCCCAGGCGGTGTTCGGGAAGCGCTCTTCAGCGATGAGATGTATACGATTCTCTGGGGTGATCGGAAGGGCTTTGCTCAGGTGGCCATTGATGCAAAAGTG cCCATCATTCCTATGTTTACACAAAATGTTCGAGAAGGCTTTAGGACATTAGGAGGAATAA aaATACTTAGGACACTATATGAACGTATTAGATTGCCAATAGTTCCTTTGTACGGTGGGTTTCCAGTCAAGCTTCGTACATTTGTTGGAGAACCCATTCCATATGAACCAAATATAACTGCTGAGGAACTAACTGAAAAG GCAAAAGCAGCACTCCAAGCTCTAATAgacaaacatcagaaaataccAGGAAATATATTTAGGGCTTTAATGGAACGAtttcaaacacaaaagaaagaagattaA